A window from Citrus sinensis cultivar Valencia sweet orange chromosome 3, DVS_A1.0, whole genome shotgun sequence encodes these proteins:
- the LOC102616388 gene encoding phosphatidylglycerophosphate phosphatase PTPMT1: MYIEELKGAEEEAVVKNGEEESSESCDQDDSVSDVSEIGKSFVVSDVKRVLIGAGARALFYPTLLYNVVRNKFQAEFRWWDRVDEFLLLGAVPFPTDVPCLKELGVGGVITLNEPYETLVPTSLYHAHCIDHLVIPTRDYCFAPSLGDICRAVDFICENALSRQTTYVHCKAGRGRSTTVVICYLVHHKQMTPDAAYDYVRSIRPRVLLASAQWQAVLEYYNLRVNMACLYGHVADKVLRAPRSTTSQELVAFDDSSVVIVTESDLDGYDSSLISTDDGGEIWADLSVVYRVRVAGQAALGRISCLWLRCRAQQKIPGNKLGRVSSCSISADHMGGINVDIHVY, translated from the exons ATGTATATTGAGGAATTGAAGGGAGCAGAGGAGGAGGCCGTGGTGAAGAACGGAGAAGAGGAGAGTTCAGAGTCTTGTGATCAAGACGACAGCGTTTCAGATGTCAGCGAAATTGGGAAAAGCTTTGTTGTTTCGGATGTGAAGAGGGTTTTAATTGGTGCAGGAGCTCGTGCACTGTTTTACCCGACCCTGCTTTATAATGTTGTTAGGAACAAGTTTCAGGCTGAGTTTCGGTGGTGGGACCGTGTTGATGAG tttttgttGCTGGGTGCGGTTCCATTTCCTACTGATGTTCCATGCTTAAAGGAGCTTGGTGTTGGTGGAGTGATCACACTGAATGAGCCATATGAGACTTTAGTCCCAACATCTCTATATCAT gCCCACTGCATTGATCATTTAGTGATTCCTACACGAGATTACTGCTTTGCACCATCTTTGGGTGACATATGCCGAGCTGTAGACTTCATCTGTG AAAATGCATTGAGTAGGCAAACGACATATGTTCACTGTAAAGCTGGCCGTGGACGCAGCACAACTGTTGTTATTTGTTACCTG GTGCATCACAAGCAGATGACACCTGATGCTGCTTATGATTATGTGAGGTCCATTCGGCCAAGGGTTCTTTTAGCCTCAGCCCAGTGGCAG GCTGTTTTGGAGTACTACAATCTTAGGGTGAACATGGCTTGCTTATACGGTCACGTGGCTGATAAAGTCTTGAGAGCTCCACGTTCAACAACCTCCCAAGAGCTTGTGGCATTTGATGATAGCTCTGTAGTCATTGTAACAGAATCTGATCTTGATGGATATGATTCTAGTCTCATTTCCACTGATGATGGAGGTGAGATATGGGCGGATTTGAGTGTTGTCTACCGAGTTCGAGTTGCCGGTCAGGCAGCTCTGGGTAGAATCTCATGCCTGTGGCTTCGGTGCCGTGCCCAGCAGAAGATTCCAGGAAACAAATTGGGCAGGGTCAGTAGCTGCTCGATTAGCGCTGATCATATGGGAGGTATTAATGTGGACATTCATGTCTACTAA
- the LOC102616886 gene encoding pentatricopeptide repeat-containing protein At5g47360 yields the protein MPRFSLSRILSSSVNIKNSKIFALHFTTASPAERFYTHLQKNPNNIEKTLATVKAKLDSTCVIEVLHRCFPSQSQMGIRFFIWAALQSSYRHSSFMYNRACEMSRIKQNPSIIIDVVEAYKEEGCVVSVKMMKVIFNLCEKARLANEAMWVLRKMPEFDLRPDTIIYNNVIRLFCEKGDMIAADELMKGMGLIDLYPDIITYVSMIKGFCNAGRLEDACGLFKVMKRHGCAANLVAYSALLDGICRLGSMERALELLGEMEKEGGDCSPNVVTYTSVIQIFCGKGMMKEALGILDRMEAFGCAPNRVTISTLIKGFCVEGNLDEAYQLIDKVVAGGSVSSGGCYSSLVVELVRTKRLKEAEKLFSKMLASGVKPDGLACSVMIRELCLRGQVLEGFCLYEDIEKIGFLSSVDSDIHSVLLLGLCRKNHSVEAAKLARFMLKKRIWLQGPYVDKIVEHLKKSGDEELITNLPKIGG from the coding sequence atgccgcGATTTTCACTTTCTCGAATTTTATCATCCTCagttaatattaaaaactcCAAAATCTTCGCTCTACATTTCACCACTGCTTCTCCCGCAGAGAGATTCTACACTCACCTGCAAAAGAACCCGAACAATATTGAAAAAACCCTAGCTACGGTTAAGGCCAAGCTGGACTCCACTTGTGTGATTGAAGTGTTACATAGGTGTTTCCCAAGTCAATCTCAAATGGGTATTCGTTTTTTCATATGGGCTGCTCTCCAATCAAGTTATAGGCACAGTTCATTTATGTATAACAGAGCTTGTGAAATGTCTAGAATTAAGCAAAACCCgagtattattattgatgttgTTGAGGCTTATAAAGAAGAAGGGTGTGTTGTCAGTGTTAAGATGATGAAAGTGATTTTCAATTTGTGTGAAAAAGCTAGGCTTGCGAATGAGGCAATGTGGGTACTAAGGAAAATGCCTGAATTTGATTTGAGACCGGAtactattatatataataatgttattCGGTTGTTTTGTGAAAAGGGCGATATGATTGCAGCTGATGAATTAATGAAAGGGATGGGGTTGATTGATCTTTACCCTGATATAATCACATATGTGTCAATGATTAAAGGGTTTTGCAATGCAGGTAGGTTAGAGGATGCTTGTGGGCTGTTTAAGGTTATGAAAAGACATGGTTGTGCAGCCAATTTGGTTGCATATTCTGCTCTTCTTGATGGGATTTGTAGGTTAGGGAGTATGGAGAGGGCATTGGAATTGCTAGGGGAGATGGAGAAAGAAGGTGGGGATTGTAGTCCAAATGTTGTCACTTATACTTCAGTCATTCAGATTTTTTGTGGGAAGGGTATGATGAAGGAAGCATTGGGGATTTTGGATAGAATGGAAGCTTTCGGCTGTGCTCCTAACCGTGTCACAATTAGTACATTGATTAAGGGCTTTTGTGTTGAAGGGAATCTAGATGAGGCTTATCAGTTGATTGATAAAGTTGTTGCCGGAGGTAGTGTATCATCTGGTGGCTGCTATAGTTCTCTAGTGGTCGAATTGGTTAGGACTAAAAGACTTAAGGAAGCAGAGAAGCTCTTTAGTAAGATGCTAGCCAGTGGGGTAAAACCTGATGGTCTTGCTTGTAGTGTTATGATTAGAGAGCTATGTTTGAGGGGACAGGTTTTGGAAGGTTTTTGCTTATATGAGGACATTGAGAAGATTGGATTCTTATCTTCCGTTGACTCGGATATCCATTCTGTTCTCTTACTCGGGCTTTGTCGAAAAAACCATTCAGTGGAAGCTGCAAAGCTTGCAAGGTTCATGctgaaaaaaagaatttggttGCAAGGTCCTTATGTCGATAAAATAGTTGAACACTTGAAGAAATCTGGAGACGAGGAGCTAATTACAAATCTTCCTAAAATTGGAGGTTGA